The DNA window GGTGGTTCTGTTAATGCTAATCTTAACTGGTGGGGATCAAATAGTGATCCTTCAGTTCATGTGAATAGTAATGTGGATTTAACATCATGGTTAGTTTTAACAATTCATGCAAACCCTAGTGCAATTCCAAATAATGGTAATTCAACCGTAACAGTTGATTTACTACACAGCAATACAGGAACTCTTTTAACTGGTAATCTTCCAAGTGGTATACCTGTGACATTCACAACAAATTTGGGTACCATGGGTAGTTCTGCATCCTTAACAGATGGAAGTGCACAATCCCAATTAAAAAGTGGTTCAAAAGCTGGTACTGCAACCATCTCAGCAACAATAGACAATCAAACCGTAAAAACACAAGTCATAATAAAAGACACCATACCACCAACAGCCAGTGCATCACCTAAAGGGGGATTATACAACACCACAAAAACTGTAACACTTAAAATGAGTGAAGCAGGTAAGATTTACTACACATTAAATGGAACCACACCAACATCTAATAGTACGTTGTACACCAAACCCATCTCCATAACAAAAACCACGACACTAAAATATTTAGCCATGGACCTAGCAGACAATAAAAGTCCAGTTTACACACAGAAATATACCATAGACAAAACAGCACCTAAAGTATCATCAACATCTCCAAAAAATGGTACAACAGGAATATCAAAAACCTCAACAGTAACAATTAAATTCAATGAAAACATCCAAACAAGCACAAACATCAACAAAATAACCATCAAAAACCAAACAACAGGAAAATATATAACAGTAACTAAAACCATCAAAGGAAACACACTCACCATCAAAACCACGAAAAAATCAGCAAAGACATGGTACACAATCACCATACCCAAAGGTGCAATTAAAGACATTGCAGGCAACAACCTAACAGTAAATTACAGCTTCAAATTCCAAACAGGGAAATAAATTAAATTCTTTCTCTCCTTTTTTTATAAATCAACATTTTAATAATTGCCTACTCTTCGATCAACGAATTTCAAATAACAAATTCAAACTTAATAAGAATAGGTAGTATAAATTTATACAATCATTTGAATACTCACCACAAAAACCAAAAAAAATAAATTGTTTAATTATTGGAGATCACTTTTTTTTGATTACTGTTTTCTCAATATAATTAGCAATTTCTGATATTTTTATGGCTATATCTGAATTTGGATCTTTGATAACTATGGGAGTTCCTGTGTCTGATGAAACTGGTGTTTCCACATTTAATGGTAACTTTCCAAGGAAGTGTACATCCATTTTTTTAGCCATTTCTTCTGTGTTTCCTGAGCCGAATATAGGAACTTCTTCATTACAGTGGGGGCAGATAAATCCGGACATGTTCTCAACAATACCAATTATTGGAACTTTAGAATCCAGAACAAGGTTTATACCCTTTCTTACATCTTCTTGCACAACTGCCTGGGGAGTTGTGACCAGGACTACACCATCCAATGGTACTGATTGTAATATTGTTAATGGTTCATCACCTGTGCCTGGTGGATTATCTATGATCAAAACATCCAGATCTCCCCAGTTAACTTCTGATAAGAACTGTTTTATGACTCCAGTTTTCTTAGGTCCCCTCCAGATAACTGGTGAATCCAGTGAATCTAAAAAAAATCCTACGGACATGATCTTGATGCCTTCAGTTTCAACGGGTTGAATACCATCAGATGTGAATATTAAATGTTTTCCTTCCACTCCGAGCATCATTGGAACGTTGGGACCATGAATATCAACATCCATAATACCTGTTTTATAGCCTTTCTTTGCAAAGGCAGCAGCCAAGTTAACAGCAATGGTAGATTTACCTACTCCTCCCTTTCCACTCATTACAGCAATCTTATGTTTAATTTTACTCATTCTTCTTACAATGTCCACTTCTTGCTGCATCAATTTAATTTTATGTTCCTCTTCTGCACTATATTTAAGTTCTTTTTCTTCAGTTGCCATAATACCGCCAGCCTTTAATTATATCCTGTTATTTGTCAACAAAATCAACTAAATATTTACTAACCTTTTTCTACCATTTATCATCTTTAGATGAGCTTTACAACATGAACAAAGTAAAAAAACTTCAATAAAACTGTACTGTAAAATAAAAGTGATCATTTGTAACATAATTTAATAGAATTATGCCATATAAAATATCAAATAATGATAATATTGCGATGGTTAAAGGAGAATTGTATCCAAATCTCCTAAAACTTTCATTAATCAATAATAAAAAGCTTTTCAATCTTTTCACTACTTATATTATGTCCTGAAACTTATTTATAATTTTCATATCCTCGATATCACACTAAATATTATAATAAATTTTATCAAACAGTTTATTCAATTTGGATGGGTAACATGTTCTAAATAACACCCATTTTCTATTTTTAATAATTATTTGATTATTTTAGGAAGTTTTGTCCATTCCTTTAGATTTCAACCATTATTTCATTTCTTCTTAGAAAACCTGGCACTGCTGGATGGTTGTACTGTGCCACCACGAAATTTGATTCTGGTTGAATATTATTTTCTTTCAGCCATCTCTTCATTTCTTCAATCTTTTCAGCAGCTAACTTCTCTTTGACCCTGCCTTTAAATTTTAATACAGCCATTTTCTCTTCTTTTATTTCTTCAAACTTAATTCTTTCATCTTCAGGTTCAGGCAAAGCTTCCATAGTGTATTTAGAGGGCATTACAAAGGATATTCTATGTATATTCCCATTTTCTTCTTCAGTAACAGGTGTGGTCATTTTGATCTTTTCTGATTCTTTTAAAGATTCTTCTGTTACTGGTGCAGTCATTGGGATTTTTTCGGATTTTCTTTTTTCTTCTTCAACAGGAGCAGTCATTTCTATACTTGAACGTTTCTTGTTACCTCCAAAAATGTAGTTTGCAAGTACTGAAAACCCCATATTCATCGCTTCATTAAATGGTGCTTCTATATCCACATGGGCCAGTATATGATCTCCATATTTTCTTATTTCAAAATTTCCATCCTTACTTTCAACTTCGTATGCCAAGGTCTCGACCATAACAAATCATCTCCCACTTTTTTCATTATTAATAATAATCCTCACCAAAAATCTTTTAAAATGATGCCGGAGTCTCGGATTTCAGCCATATGTTTAGTAGGGTGTTTCCTTAAGTTTCTCAATACTTCGCGGTTTATTCCTCAGTTTAAGCCATATAAATATTATTAATGCTATTAACGCCGCTAGTCCATAGAGAATTATAGGAATCCAAAGGAATTCCAGTCGAAGCAGGAAGGATGGATCCCTTCCAAATCCATAGGGTGCTGGAATATATATGAATGCAACGAGAAGGATGTAAGCAGCAGTAACAAGGAATTTGACATTTCTTTTCACATTCAATGCATACATATAGGTAAATACAAACATGAAGGCGAATCCTGAGAAGAACATGGGCCACATATCTGTATTTCCGAAAAATAGTGTGTTGTAGAATGCTACAAATAGTGCATGGATTGCTACCCAGCTTTGGAGGATTACAATCCATCTGAGATCCAGATGAACTTTGGTGTAGGCCAGTGCCATCTGGGTAAATAAAAGGAACATGAAGAAGAATCCTGTAAGAAGCTGGGGATCTGTGGCCATGGGATGGAACCAGAATGTGTAGATCAAAGCCCATGATATTATGTACATGTGAGTGTGGCGGATGAATTCTGTCACTCTTGCAGTAAAGGGTTTTCCTGCTTTTTTTCCGAGGAATAATCCCTGAACTGGGTTAAGCAGTACTAATGCTATGGCCAGCATCAGAATAACAGATCCTTGACTGGTTATTATGGGCACATCCTGTGCTAATCCATCAAACCAGATATGAGTCTGTATTAAGTGTAGGAATATGAAGAACACTGTGATTGACAAAACTGCGACATTGTATTTGGTTAAATCATAGGTAGGATTAGTTTTCTCCTTGGTTAGATTTTTTTGAGCCCAATATATGGCTCCCCAAATTAGCAGTTGGTTAGCTATGTAGAAGCTCCATACAATTACCATGGTCCAGAAATTTCTGTCTGGAAGTTTCCAATAGTAATGGTTGATATTGTTCAATGGTAGTAGTGTAACTGTAAAATGGTTAAGATTCGGCCCTAGAAACCATATGAGTACGGTGAATAAAAAAGCAAAAATAATCGATCCAAACCAGACATAAATTGCAGTTTTAGACCTATTATTTGTAAGTCTCTCTTTAAAATCTGTAAAACCTTCCATAAAATCCATCCCCCATAGATAGAACCCTTAATTAATAGTATTTGGTTTTATTAGAGCCTTGACTTAATTATAATAAATTTTCATATAATTCAAGTTTTTTTTATGTATTACTAATATTATATGATGAAAAGTTTATTTATATTTATAAAACTGTTCTCAGTGTTGAATTCTGTTATATTGATTAAATTATTTCAAAATTGGTATTTAATATTGAAACCCCTTAAATGTAACAAGTCGATTTAAGGGTATAAAAAGATGTAAGGAAAAATAATTAGTAAAATTCACAGAACCTGTTTTTAAATCAATTAAATGCAGATTTAAAAAACTATACATGAAACACAATCATATAGAGAATTTTAATAATTAATAGTATCAGAATTTTTAAACATAAGATTAGTTACAGTATGTTCAGTTATTTCAATTTTATAGTACTAGTAAATGGATAAAATAAATTTAAAGTCGATAACATTCTCTATTTCATCTTATTCTTTGATCAAATATTAAGTTTGGATAAGTTATTTGAGCTAATAAATTTCAAATTTACATCAAGTAACATAGTCCACCAGAAAAATGGAATAGTTAATAATAAACAAGTTAAATAGTGAACTACATGAATGATTTTATGATGAAATTTATGATGGATCACTGACTAAATAACTAGCGTAAAAATAGTCATTGTTAATTTGTCAGTACTTTAATAAAGCAGGGAATTATTATGAATAACACAGGGAAAACACTGATTATAATTATTATTGCATTGGTTGCTGTGCTCTCATTGACTGTTGGATTTGTTTTACAGGGAAATTTATCCACAAAGAACACAACAGATTTAAACACCACCACCATTAACCAGACAACACAGAATGTTACAACAAAATCAACCAATCAAAGCAGCAGCATTATAAGTTCCTCTGAAGCCGTGGCAATAGCTAAAAAATGGGGAGCATCCAAAGGAATGGAACCTGATGGTTATGTATCATACCTGAGCGGCAAAGGCATGTATCAAGGTGCCGATGGAAATCCTTTTTACCATGTTGGTATGAAATGGATAGACCCCAACAGGACTGTGCAGGAATATGGTGATGCAGGGTACGTTGAAATTGATGCTAAAACCGGAAAAATGGTCCAAAGATAAAAATTGAAACATCAAAACAAACCAATTAAACTACTTACCATTCCATATATTATTTTATTCAATCCACTAACTTAGTCAATAATTCATTATTTACACCAATCCTGTGCCCACAGTAGAGTAAAGTTAAGGATCAATAAAACCAGAGTAACTTAGTAATGTAAAACTTGAAAGAAGTAAGATGTTCAAAATTAATTAGTAAAATTTATAAAATCTTTTTTTATAAACTAATATTAATTCTTAGTACAGTGTAATAACAGAAAAAGTAATAATTAAGGTAAACATAATAATACATATTACGTCAATGGGAGAAATTTGAATATGAAAGCTAAAGGTTACATCATAATTTTGCTGGTAATTGTTTGGGTAGGAATTATTGCACTAGCCTCAGCCTACATGTTCCCATCAACTCCTAAAAATAACACAGTGACATTGAATGATACAAACGTTTCAAACAACACAACAATTAACACCACATCCATGATTCAAAATCAGAGCAAAAAACCTGTAATCACGGAAACTCAGGCCATTAATACATTTAAAACATCGGCGGGTAAATACTATGGTAACAACTCTCGTTACGTTGCCACACTATACCATGTTCAGGGAAAACCTTACTACTCCATCACAATTATTAGTAAAAGCAATGGAACCAGTGAAAATTCCCAATCAGCTGTAAATGCCGTTACTGGAAAGTTAGAAAGCCCAGAATAAACTCAATCCTCCAAATTTATTCATATTCCTACACATCCTTAAAATTAGGATATTAGGGATTTTTTTACTAAAATTTTTTTGAAAGAAAAAGTGTTTATGTGTTTACGAAAATTAAACCACTAATTTTATATTAAACCCAATATATTAGTTTAAATATTGAAATCAGCTATAATTAACAACGTAAATCTTTAAATCACCAACAATTCTTTTTTTTTGATAATTTCATTTTATTTGAGAAAAAATGTGTTGCATTTTACGACACGACTCAAATGTTAGACCTTGTGGTATTAAACCAACTGAACAACACCCCCATATAATAAGTACTAATTTTATTATTATCCATATTCAGACTTAAATTTCAAATATGTGACCAAAATGTGCTATAATTAATGAAAGTCTTTATATTTAATCACAGATATAACTATAAACATCTGATTAAATAGTTATTCATCTTCAAAACTTAAATTGACTTTATATGGAATATTGGGTTGAAATTTAAACGTAAAACATATGATCATCATCAATGAAGATAAAGTTAAAAAAATTAAATACAAAATGTGGGTTTAAATGGTTTCAAACAAAGAAATAGTTGATAAATATGATAATGGTCTGTTAGTGTGTCTAAATTGTGAATATTCCTATGCACTGGAACCCGGAGAATCACCCGATGATTTTATACTGAAATGCAGCTGCGGTGGAAAATTAAATTATCAAAAATCTGAAAGAGAAATACAAACTAGAACAAAGGGGTTTGCAGAGAAGAAAAGTGATCAAAACAAGTTTAAAAAAAGACTTGGATTATACTCCTGCACCTTAGGAGCTGTGGTGTTTGTTGGTTCTATCATAATGAGCCAAGTAGTGTTGGGAATGATAGCACTGTTTTTAAGCGTGTTTGTTGGGACTCGCCTTTATTCTAGTGGTGTTGAAAATGGTAAACGTTGGAACAAAGGGATTTTGGGAGAAAAAAGAGTTATAAAATATTTAAATATGCTGCCTGAAGCCTACTTTGTTTTTAATGATGTTAAGTTTCCTGGAAGTTATGGTGATCTAGATCACATTGTTGTTGGTCCCACCGGAATTTTTGTGATCGAAACCAAAAATTATCAGGGATCCTACGTTGTTAAGGAAGATGGTTGGTACTACCAAAATGGAGAGGGTATTAAAAAATCCAAGGGACAACCTGGAAAACAGGTCATGAGAAATGCCATGTCCCTGAAGAGATTCATGGCAACTAATAATATCAACATGAAGGGTGTTTGGATAGACCCAATCGTAACCCTAGTGAATAATAATTTCGAGATAATAGAAAAACCAGAATATTACAATGTTTTATCACCTTCAGCCATACCAAAGTTCATAGTGAATAAGAAAAATCATACAGCTCCCAGTATTCTTCAAAGGACCATTGATTTAATTGAACCCTACTGTACAGAACTATCATATTTAGAGGAAGACCGTGCATCTTAAACTCAACTAAATCAAATTAAAAATGTACTTACTTATCCAAAAAAAATTTGATGAATTGACGAGACTATTAAAAATATCAGGACGCCCTATCATTACATCATAAAAAAAAAAATTTAAAATAGTTTTTTTTTAACAAACGTGGAGCACAACTTTTTTTTCAGCTTTGGAGTAACCATCGTCTTCATTACCCTGGTACACCACACTGACATTGTATGTTCCCTTACTCCAGTCCTTAGAATTGATCCAGCACCTTGCTATTCCACCAAATCCTGAGTTTCGTTCTTCATTAACAATTTGATCACCCTTGGAATTGTACACATAAAAATTTACCCATCTAAACCATTGTGGATTCCCATCATCAATATGAAGAGTTGCTGCAAGATCTAAATATTCACCCTTGTAAATAGAAATTTCCTTGCCTACTACTTCTGCTCCCGGTGGATCGTACTGGTATACCTTTATTTCTGATTTAGATGCGGCACTTGCTGGTTGCATTGCAACTAGAAACACTCCCATCATTGCCATTATGGCCAATATTGGCACTATTCTTTTTAACTCCATTTTGTTAGCTCCTTTTATCTATCAATTTATTTCTACTTTTACATGGAAAAAGTAAAAATCTTAATATATAATATTACCCTCCACTAAAATAAATGTTACTCAAAAATTGCACCAATAACTGTTCAAAAAAAAACTTAACATATAAAGAAGCAAAAGAAATGAAATTTTATTAACCACAAGCACCAATAAGGTTATAATCAAATTTTAATGTTAATTGTAGATATTAAATAGATCTTAGTGGTTAATTATAATCTTATTAAAAGACATTACAAAAAATTTAGGTGATTAGATGGGCATAACACTATGGGATTTGGTTGGAAAGGTTGAATCAATTGAAAATCCAACTGTATACGTGGAGAACTACACAAACGAAGA is part of the Methanobacterium lacus genome and encodes:
- a CDS encoding Mrp/NBP35 family ATP-binding protein, which produces MATEEKELKYSAEEEHKIKLMQQEVDIVRRMSKIKHKIAVMSGKGGVGKSTIAVNLAAAFAKKGYKTGIMDVDIHGPNVPMMLGVEGKHLIFTSDGIQPVETEGIKIMSVGFFLDSLDSPVIWRGPKKTGVIKQFLSEVNWGDLDVLIIDNPPGTGDEPLTILQSVPLDGVVLVTTPQAVVQEDVRKGINLVLDSKVPIIGIVENMSGFICPHCNEEVPIFGSGNTEEMAKKMDVHFLGKLPLNVETPVSSDTGTPIVIKDPNSDIAIKISEIANYIEKTVIKKK
- a CDS encoding SOUL family heme-binding protein, which encodes MVETLAYEVESKDGNFEIRKYGDHILAHVDIEAPFNEAMNMGFSVLANYIFGGNKKRSSIEMTAPVEEEKRKSEKIPMTAPVTEESLKESEKIKMTTPVTEEENGNIHRISFVMPSKYTMEALPEPEDERIKFEEIKEEKMAVLKFKGRVKEKLAAEKIEEMKRWLKENNIQPESNFVVAQYNHPAVPGFLRRNEIMVEI
- a CDS encoding Asp23/Gls24 family envelope stress response protein, whose amino-acid sequence is MEGFTDFKERLTNNRSKTAIYVWFGSIIFAFLFTVLIWFLGPNLNHFTVTLLPLNNINHYYWKLPDRNFWTMVIVWSFYIANQLLIWGAIYWAQKNLTKEKTNPTYDLTKYNVAVLSITVFFIFLHLIQTHIWFDGLAQDVPIITSQGSVILMLAIALVLLNPVQGLFLGKKAGKPFTARVTEFIRHTHMYIISWALIYTFWFHPMATDPQLLTGFFFMFLLFTQMALAYTKVHLDLRWIVILQSWVAIHALFVAFYNTLFFGNTDMWPMFFSGFAFMFVFTYMYALNVKRNVKFLVTAAYILLVAFIYIPAPYGFGRDPSFLLRLEFLWIPIILYGLAALIALIIFIWLKLRNKPRSIEKLKETPY
- a CDS encoding nuclease-related domain-containing protein encodes the protein MVSNKEIVDKYDNGLLVCLNCEYSYALEPGESPDDFILKCSCGGKLNYQKSEREIQTRTKGFAEKKSDQNKFKKRLGLYSCTLGAVVFVGSIIMSQVVLGMIALFLSVFVGTRLYSSGVENGKRWNKGILGEKRVIKYLNMLPEAYFVFNDVKFPGSYGDLDHIVVGPTGIFVIETKNYQGSYVVKEDGWYYQNGEGIKKSKGQPGKQVMRNAMSLKRFMATNNINMKGVWIDPIVTLVNNNFEIIEKPEYYNVLSPSAIPKFIVNKKNHTAPSILQRTIDLIEPYCTELSYLEEDRAS